In one Pseudomonas sp. MM211 genomic region, the following are encoded:
- the dgcB gene encoding dimethylglycine demethylation protein DgcB, whose amino-acid sequence MLGTLLPILLFAALGLAILGAAKRFFMWRRGRPAQVDWLGGLLNMPRRYLVDLHHVVERDAYMSKTHVATAGGFVLAAVLAIVVHGFGLHNRILGFALLAATACMFVGALFVAKRRRNPPARLSKGPWMRLPKSLLMFSASFFIATLPVAGILPTDFGGWVLAALLAVGVAWGVCELFFGMTWGGPMKHAFAGALHLAWHRRSERFGGGRSTGLKALDLSDPKAPLGVEKPTDFTWNQLLGFDACVQCGKCEAMCPAFAAGQPLNPKKLIQDMVIGLAGGSDAKFAGSPYPGKPLGEHSGGPHHPIVSLQGKALVDADTLWSCTTCRACVEECPMMIEHVDAIVDMRRHLTLEKGSTPNKGAEVLENLIATDNPGGFAPGGRLNWAADLNLPLLSEKQRTDVLFWVGDGAFDMRNQRTLRAFVKILKASGVDFAVLGLEERDSGDVARRLGDEATFQQLATRNIATLAKYQFKTIVSCDPHSFHVLKNEYGALGGHYQVMHHSTFIESLMQRDLLPLGQHKGGSVTYHDPCYLGRYNGEYEAPRTVLKAIGIEVREMARSGFRSRCCGGGGGAPITDIPGKQRIPDMRMEDIKETGAELVAVGCPQCTVMLEGVVEPRPQIKDIAELVAEVLIENDVPQNKPAPRRELAEVQ is encoded by the coding sequence ATGCTTGGCACCCTTCTCCCCATCCTGCTCTTCGCCGCCCTCGGCCTGGCCATACTCGGCGCCGCGAAACGCTTCTTCATGTGGCGCCGTGGCCGGCCCGCCCAGGTCGACTGGCTCGGCGGCCTGCTGAACATGCCGCGGCGCTATCTGGTCGATCTGCACCACGTGGTCGAGCGTGACGCGTACATGTCGAAAACCCACGTGGCGACGGCGGGCGGCTTCGTGCTTGCCGCCGTGCTGGCGATCGTCGTGCATGGTTTCGGCCTGCACAACCGCATCCTCGGCTTCGCCCTGCTGGCCGCGACGGCCTGCATGTTCGTTGGCGCCCTGTTCGTCGCCAAACGCAGACGCAATCCGCCGGCGCGGCTGTCGAAAGGCCCGTGGATGCGCCTGCCGAAAAGCCTGCTGATGTTCTCCGCGAGCTTCTTCATCGCCACGCTGCCGGTGGCCGGCATTCTGCCCACCGACTTCGGCGGCTGGGTGCTTGCGGCACTCCTGGCCGTGGGCGTGGCCTGGGGGGTGTGCGAACTGTTCTTTGGCATGACCTGGGGCGGGCCGATGAAGCACGCCTTCGCCGGCGCCCTGCACCTGGCCTGGCACCGCCGCAGCGAACGCTTTGGCGGTGGTCGCTCCACCGGCCTCAAGGCACTCGACCTGAGCGATCCCAAAGCGCCGCTGGGTGTGGAAAAGCCCACCGACTTTACCTGGAACCAGTTGCTCGGCTTCGACGCCTGCGTGCAGTGCGGCAAGTGTGAGGCCATGTGCCCGGCCTTCGCGGCAGGCCAGCCACTGAACCCGAAGAAACTGATTCAAGACATGGTCATCGGCCTGGCCGGTGGCAGCGATGCCAAGTTCGCAGGCTCGCCCTACCCAGGCAAACCACTCGGTGAGCACAGCGGCGGCCCGCATCACCCCATCGTCTCGCTGCAGGGCAAGGCGCTGGTCGATGCCGACACCCTGTGGTCATGCACCACCTGCCGCGCCTGCGTGGAGGAGTGCCCGATGATGATCGAGCATGTCGATGCCATCGTCGACATGCGCCGCCACCTGACCTTGGAGAAAGGCTCGACGCCGAACAAGGGTGCCGAGGTGCTGGAAAATCTCATCGCCACCGACAACCCGGGCGGCTTCGCGCCGGGCGGACGGCTGAACTGGGCCGCCGACCTGAACCTGCCGCTGCTCAGCGAGAAACAGCGCACCGACGTGCTGTTCTGGGTCGGCGATGGCGCCTTCGACATGCGCAACCAACGCACCCTGCGTGCCTTCGTGAAGATCCTCAAGGCGTCCGGGGTGGATTTCGCCGTGCTCGGCCTGGAGGAACGTGACAGCGGTGACGTGGCGCGCCGTCTCGGCGACGAGGCGACTTTCCAGCAACTGGCCACCCGCAATATCGCCACCCTGGCCAAGTACCAGTTCAAGACCATCGTCTCCTGCGACCCGCACAGCTTTCACGTGCTGAAGAACGAGTACGGCGCCCTGGGCGGCCATTATCAGGTCATGCACCACAGCACGTTCATCGAATCGTTGATGCAGCGCGACCTGCTACCTCTCGGTCAACACAAGGGCGGCAGCGTGACCTATCACGACCCCTGCTACCTGGGCCGCTATAACGGCGAATATGAAGCGCCGCGCACGGTACTCAAGGCCATCGGCATCGAAGTCAGGGAAATGGCCCGCTCCGGTTTCCGCTCACGCTGCTGTGGCGGTGGCGGCGGCGCGCCGATCACCGACATCCCCGGCAAGCAGCGGATTCCCGACATGCGCATGGAAGACATCAAGGAAACCGGTGCCGAACTGGTGGCCGTCGGCTGCCCGCAATGCACCGTGATGCTCGAGGGCGTGGTCGAACCACGACCGCAGATCAAGGACATCGCCGAGCTGGTGGCCGAGGTGCTGATCGAAAACGACGTGCCGCAAAACAAACCGGCGCCGCGACGCGAACTGGCGGAGGTGCAGTGA
- the etfA gene encoding electron transfer flavoprotein subunit alpha, giving the protein MSDLIRRDPRAEWIARNRLHPLHAALQTQQIQWVGPNGLVRKNPHAAAAGFIGPAGLKRIDRSGAQQGGSNKRQSARVEVQLPLHVVEQPASIIAVVPDMVGGRLSSHDKDLLGLAHQLAGKGGAVLAVVFGEIRESTFETAGVDRLVHLDSEEYAGYSPEQRVLALRAVESQFAPRHWLLPDSRNGGGELGRRMAASLGERPATRVWQVKDGQSTGRAGAGREDIAQVAPRLILAAAECAEPVSESRHEARLVELSAQVARNLPRIEDLGSVAVDPAQIPMAEAEFILSGGNGVKDWALFHRAAATLGATEGASRVAVDDGHMPRGRQVGATGTWVTARVYMAVGISGAIQHLQGIGACDKVVAINLDPGCDMIKRADMAVIGDSAAILQALMERVEAHRQGAKRDAA; this is encoded by the coding sequence ATGAGTGACCTGATCCGCCGTGACCCGCGCGCCGAATGGATCGCACGCAACCGTCTGCATCCGCTGCACGCTGCCCTGCAAACTCAGCAGATCCAGTGGGTCGGCCCCAACGGCCTGGTGCGCAAGAACCCGCACGCCGCGGCCGCCGGTTTCATCGGCCCGGCCGGGCTCAAGCGCATCGACCGCAGCGGCGCGCAGCAGGGCGGCTCGAACAAGCGCCAGAGCGCCCGCGTGGAGGTGCAACTGCCACTGCACGTCGTCGAGCAACCGGCATCCATCATCGCCGTGGTGCCGGACATGGTCGGCGGCCGCCTGAGCAGCCACGACAAGGATCTGCTCGGCCTCGCCCACCAACTGGCCGGCAAGGGCGGCGCAGTGCTTGCCGTGGTGTTTGGCGAAATCCGCGAAAGCACATTCGAGACCGCGGGCGTGGATCGTCTTGTACACCTCGACAGCGAAGAGTACGCAGGCTACTCGCCTGAGCAGCGCGTGCTTGCCCTGCGCGCGGTGGAAAGTCAGTTCGCACCGCGTCACTGGCTGCTGCCGGACAGCCGCAACGGCGGCGGTGAACTGGGCCGACGCATGGCAGCCAGTCTGGGCGAGCGCCCGGCGACGCGCGTCTGGCAGGTCAAGGACGGGCAAAGTACCGGCCGTGCTGGCGCGGGCCGCGAGGATATCGCCCAGGTAGCCCCGCGCCTGATTCTGGCTGCTGCGGAATGCGCCGAACCGGTCAGCGAAAGTCGCCATGAAGCGCGACTGGTCGAGCTGTCGGCGCAGGTCGCGCGCAACCTGCCACGCATCGAAGACCTTGGCTCGGTGGCCGTCGACCCGGCACAGATTCCCATGGCCGAAGCGGAGTTCATCCTCTCTGGTGGCAACGGCGTGAAGGACTGGGCCCTGTTCCATCGCGCCGCCGCGACCCTCGGCGCCACCGAAGGCGCCTCACGGGTGGCAGTGGACGACGGCCATATGCCTCGCGGCCGCCAGGTCGGCGCCACCGGCACCTGGGTCACCGCCCGCGTGTACATGGCGGTCGGCATCTCCGGCGCGATCCAGCACCTGCAGGGCATCGGCGCCTGCGACAAAGTGGTGGCGATCAACCTCGACCCCGGCTGCGACATGATCAAACGGGCCGACATGGCGGTGATCGGCGACTCCGCCGCCATCCTCCAGGCCTTGATGGAACGGGTCGAAGCCCACCGCCAGGGAGCAAAACGCGATGCTGCTTAG
- the etfB gene encoding electron transfer flavoprotein subunit beta, whose protein sequence is MAELNVVTLISIGAHPASGRPRRAEQDARAVELGLKLAGEKLNVVHAGNPHEETLRAYLGMGLPGLTVLEQTREADALPALAEHLQRAKAQLVLTGSQAETGEGSGMLPYLLAERLGWPLIVGLAAVESIEGGSAQVLQALPRGQRRRLKVRLPFVASVDGAAPAARQSAFGPARRGILDNESVELIDDPLYADAQWLPARPRPKRLKVIKAKTGAERMKAATAKAAGGGGQVLNGVSPQEGAEAIFKLLLDEGVLR, encoded by the coding sequence ATGGCTGAACTGAACGTGGTGACCCTGATTTCCATCGGCGCGCATCCGGCATCGGGGCGGCCGCGGCGCGCCGAGCAGGATGCCCGCGCCGTGGAACTGGGTCTGAAACTGGCAGGTGAAAAGCTCAATGTGGTGCATGCCGGCAATCCGCACGAAGAAACCCTGCGCGCCTACCTGGGCATGGGCCTGCCCGGCCTCACCGTGCTCGAACAGACTCGCGAGGCCGATGCCCTGCCAGCCCTCGCCGAACACCTGCAACGGGCCAAGGCGCAACTGGTGCTGACCGGTAGCCAGGCGGAAACCGGCGAAGGCTCGGGCATGCTGCCCTACCTGCTGGCCGAGCGCCTGGGCTGGCCGCTGATCGTTGGCCTGGCGGCAGTGGAAAGCATCGAAGGCGGCAGCGCCCAGGTACTGCAGGCGCTACCCCGCGGGCAACGCCGCCGGCTCAAGGTACGCCTGCCCTTCGTCGCCAGCGTCGACGGTGCGGCACCGGCCGCTCGCCAGAGCGCATTCGGCCCGGCACGTCGCGGCATTCTGGACAATGAATCGGTGGAACTGATCGACGACCCGCTCTACGCCGATGCTCAGTGGCTACCAGCCCGGCCGCGGCCCAAGCGTCTGAAGGTGATCAAGGCCAAGACCGGCGCCGAACGAATGAAAGCAGCCACGGCCAAGGCCGCAGGCGGCGGCGGTCAGGTGCTCAACGGTGTCTCGCCACAGGAGGGCGCAGAGGCTATCTTCAAGTTGTTGCTGGACGAAGGCGTTCTGCGCTGA
- a CDS encoding GlxA family transcriptional regulator, with protein sequence MSQFNQGAQLQSRVPQSIGFLLLDNFTLISLASAVEPLRMANQLSGKELYRWHTLTLNGLPVCASDGLQITPDACTANAPALSAVIVCGGVDIQRSVTREHVQWLQAQARQGRQMGAVCTGSWALAKAGLLDGYDCSVHWEFLAAMQEAFPRAAITTRLFSIDRNRNTSSGGTAPMDMMLHLIGREHGRELAAAISEMFIYERIRNEQDHQRVPLKHMLGTNQPKLQEIVALMEANLEEPIDLDQLALYVDVSRRQLERLFQKYLHCSPSRYYLKLRLIRARQLLKQTSMSIIEVASVCGFVSTPHFSKCYREYFGIPPRDERAGSSSNVISLVPIHDDLMHESSSAMSALSRAKGESTFASVRIL encoded by the coding sequence ATGTCACAGTTCAATCAGGGAGCGCAGCTCCAGAGCCGTGTTCCCCAATCCATCGGGTTTCTCCTGTTGGACAATTTCACCCTGATCTCCCTGGCGTCCGCCGTGGAGCCTCTGCGCATGGCCAACCAGCTTTCCGGCAAGGAGCTGTATCGCTGGCACACCCTGACCCTCAATGGCTTGCCGGTGTGCGCCAGCGACGGTCTGCAGATCACCCCGGATGCCTGCACGGCCAACGCGCCGGCCCTCAGTGCGGTGATCGTCTGTGGTGGTGTGGACATTCAGCGTAGCGTCACCCGGGAACACGTGCAGTGGCTGCAGGCCCAGGCTCGTCAGGGCCGGCAGATGGGCGCGGTGTGTACTGGCAGCTGGGCACTGGCCAAGGCCGGCTTGCTCGACGGCTACGATTGCAGCGTGCATTGGGAGTTTCTCGCCGCGATGCAGGAGGCCTTCCCCCGTGCAGCCATCACTACGCGGCTGTTCTCCATCGACCGCAACCGCAATACCTCGTCCGGTGGCACCGCGCCGATGGACATGATGCTGCACCTGATCGGTCGCGAGCATGGCCGCGAACTGGCGGCGGCGATCTCCGAGATGTTCATCTACGAGCGCATTCGCAACGAGCAGGATCACCAGCGCGTGCCGCTCAAGCACATGCTCGGTACCAATCAGCCGAAACTGCAGGAAATCGTCGCCCTGATGGAGGCCAACCTCGAGGAGCCCATCGACCTCGATCAGCTGGCGCTCTACGTGGATGTTTCGCGTCGTCAGCTGGAGCGTCTGTTCCAGAAGTACCTGCACTGCTCGCCGTCGCGCTATTACCTGAAGCTGCGCCTGATTCGCGCCCGGCAGCTGCTCAAGCAGACCTCGATGTCGATCATCGAAGTCGCCTCGGTGTGCGGCTTCGTCTCCACGCCGCATTTCTCCAAGTGCTACCGCGAGTACTTTGGCATTCCGCCGCGTGACGAGCGCGCGGGCAGCAGCTCGAACGTGATTTCCCTGGTGCCCATCCATGATGACTTGATGCACGAGTCGTCTTCCGCCATGTCCGCGCTCAGTCGTGCTAAGGGTGAGTCAACCTTTGCCAGCGTGCGCATCCTCTGA
- a CDS encoding quaternary amine ABC transporter ATP-binding protein: MQSGKIVVENLYKVFGDKPQEAIDLLKQGWSKDRILAEKGAVIGVSDVSFSVEEGEIFVLMGLSGSGKSTLIRLINRLVEPTAGDVFIDGQNVAKLPKDQLIELRRRDMSMVFQSFALMPSRTVLDNAAFGLEVAGKGRKEREERAMQVLTQVGLDTFANKFPHELSGGMQQRVGLARALAVDPSMIIMDEAFSALDPLKRREMQDILLELQKTDRRTIIFVSHDIEEAMRIGNRIGIMEGGKLIQVGTPQELIDNPANEYVRNFFDTVDTSRYLTAGQLKSDSVPIYVHNGKAPDAQTVCRELQEQDKHYAFIVDEDNKFQGSISLEKIALLVEGGESCSLNQAVLKEINPVPEDMPLDQVIGRLVDNEGPIPVVDQDGNYSGAISKGRLLTRLQGE; encoded by the coding sequence ATGCAGTCTGGAAAAATCGTTGTCGAGAACCTCTACAAGGTGTTCGGCGACAAACCGCAAGAAGCCATCGACCTGCTAAAGCAGGGTTGGAGCAAAGATAGAATTCTCGCCGAGAAAGGCGCCGTCATCGGCGTCAGCGACGTCTCGTTCAGCGTCGAGGAAGGTGAAATTTTCGTCCTGATGGGCCTTTCCGGCTCCGGTAAATCGACCCTGATCCGCCTGATCAATCGGCTGGTCGAACCGACTGCCGGAGATGTCTTCATCGACGGGCAGAACGTCGCCAAGCTGCCCAAGGATCAACTGATCGAACTGCGCCGCCGCGACATGAGCATGGTCTTTCAGTCCTTCGCACTGATGCCCTCGCGTACCGTTCTGGACAACGCCGCCTTCGGCCTCGAAGTGGCCGGTAAGGGTCGCAAGGAGCGCGAAGAGCGCGCCATGCAGGTGCTCACCCAGGTCGGCCTGGATACCTTCGCCAACAAATTCCCCCACGAGCTCTCGGGCGGCATGCAACAGCGTGTCGGCCTGGCTCGCGCCCTGGCCGTCGACCCGTCGATGATCATCATGGATGAGGCCTTTTCAGCCCTCGACCCGCTCAAGCGCCGCGAGATGCAGGACATCCTCCTGGAGCTGCAGAAGACCGACCGCCGCACCATCATCTTCGTGTCTCACGATATCGAGGAGGCCATGCGCATCGGCAATCGCATCGGCATCATGGAAGGCGGCAAGCTGATTCAGGTCGGCACGCCGCAGGAACTTATCGACAATCCTGCCAACGAATACGTGCGCAACTTCTTCGATACGGTCGACACCAGCCGCTATCTCACCGCTGGCCAGCTCAAGTCGGACAGCGTGCCGATCTACGTGCACAACGGCAAAGCGCCCGACGCGCAAACCGTTTGCCGTGAGTTGCAGGAGCAGGACAAGCACTACGCCTTCATCGTCGACGAAGACAACAAGTTCCAGGGCTCCATCAGCCTGGAGAAGATCGCCCTGCTGGTCGAAGGCGGTGAATCCTGTTCGTTGAATCAGGCTGTTCTCAAGGAAATCAATCCGGTTCCCGAGGACATGCCACTGGATCAGGTGATCGGTCGCCTGGTGGACAACGAGGGGCCGATCCCGGTGGTCGACCAGGACGGCAATTACAGCGGCGCCATCAGCAAAGGCCGCCTCTTGACTCGTCTGCAGGGAGAATGA
- a CDS encoding ABC transporter permease, with the protein MSEKLDLGSWVNDSVQHLLDNYSGAFDSIGSVVSGFSEGIEAVLMLPPAWLLIAIFVALGLWRIGFRFAVFTAIAFVLIVMTGFWEQTVVTLGLTFSATLISLLMGIPLGIWAAKSERVSTIIRPILDFMQTMPAFVYLIPAAMLFGLGRVPGIIATVIFAMPPAVRLTSLGIRQVNKEIVEAGQSFGCNGRQLLFKVQLPNAMPSIMAGVNQTIMMALSMVIIASMVGAGGLGNDVLASIQRLDIGLGFESGMAVVLLAIILDRITESFGTPQTAANRAGWFNWLSARLQRQ; encoded by the coding sequence ATGAGCGAGAAACTGGATCTGGGCAGCTGGGTCAATGACTCGGTACAACACCTGCTGGATAACTACAGCGGCGCCTTCGACAGCATCGGCAGCGTGGTCAGCGGCTTTTCCGAAGGTATCGAGGCGGTACTCATGCTGCCCCCGGCCTGGCTGCTGATCGCCATCTTCGTGGCCCTCGGCCTGTGGCGCATCGGCTTTCGCTTCGCGGTGTTCACCGCCATCGCCTTCGTACTGATCGTCATGACCGGCTTCTGGGAACAGACCGTCGTGACCCTCGGCCTGACCTTCTCGGCGACCCTGATCAGCCTGCTGATGGGCATTCCACTGGGCATCTGGGCGGCCAAGAGCGAGCGCGTGTCGACCATCATTCGGCCGATTCTGGACTTCATGCAGACCATGCCGGCGTTCGTCTACCTGATCCCGGCAGCCATGCTGTTCGGCCTCGGACGCGTGCCCGGCATCATCGCCACGGTGATCTTCGCCATGCCGCCGGCGGTACGCCTGACCAGTCTGGGCATTCGCCAGGTCAACAAGGAAATCGTCGAGGCCGGCCAGTCGTTCGGCTGCAACGGTCGCCAACTGCTGTTCAAGGTGCAACTGCCCAACGCGATGCCGTCGATCATGGCGGGCGTCAACCAGACCATCATGATGGCCCTGTCGATGGTGATCATTGCCTCGATGGTCGGCGCTGGCGGCCTGGGTAACGACGTACTGGCCAGTATCCAGCGTCTGGACATCGGCCTGGGCTTCGAAAGCGGCATGGCCGTGGTTCTACTGGCGATCATCCTCGACCGTATCACCGAGAGCTTCGGCACCCCGCAAACCGCGGCGAACCGTGCCGGTTGGTTCAACTGGCTGAGCGCTCGTCTGCAGCGTCAGTAA
- a CDS encoding choline ABC transporter substrate-binding protein, which yields MNNFYKVAGVGVLSCVLMQGAWAQEPASCKQVRFAEIGWADIAATTGVAMTLTEGLGYTPRKTMASVPIAFTGVKNKQIDVFLGYWAPSMDSVIEPFTKDNSVKVLPKANLEGAKYTLAVPTYAAEAGLKSFQDIAKFKDQLGGKIYGIEPGNDGNLLIDGMIKGNTFDLGDFKMIESSEAGMLVQVQRAIRKKEPVVFLGWAPHPMNTQQDITYLSGGDDVFGPDYGAAKVYTVVPPDYEERCANVGKLLNNLQFNVDIESQLMEKVLEKKDPADVAKEWIKANPQALDAWLEGVTTFDGKDGVAAVKKFVGL from the coding sequence ATGAACAACTTTTACAAGGTGGCGGGCGTAGGTGTGCTGTCCTGCGTGTTGATGCAGGGCGCCTGGGCTCAAGAGCCGGCCAGCTGCAAGCAGGTGCGTTTCGCCGAGATCGGCTGGGCCGACATCGCTGCTACCACTGGTGTCGCCATGACGCTGACCGAAGGCCTCGGCTACACGCCGCGCAAGACCATGGCCTCGGTGCCAATCGCCTTCACCGGCGTGAAGAACAAGCAGATCGACGTGTTCCTCGGTTACTGGGCGCCGTCGATGGACTCGGTGATCGAGCCGTTCACCAAGGACAACAGCGTCAAGGTACTGCCCAAGGCCAACCTCGAAGGCGCCAAGTACACCCTGGCCGTGCCGACCTACGCCGCCGAAGCGGGCCTGAAGAGCTTTCAGGACATCGCCAAGTTCAAGGATCAGCTGGGCGGCAAGATCTACGGCATCGAGCCGGGTAACGACGGCAACCTGTTGATCGACGGCATGATCAAGGGCAACACCTTCGATCTCGGCGACTTCAAGATGATCGAGTCCAGCGAGGCCGGCATGTTGGTGCAGGTGCAGCGCGCGATTCGCAAGAAGGAGCCAGTGGTCTTCCTCGGCTGGGCACCGCACCCGATGAACACTCAGCAGGACATCACCTATCTGTCCGGTGGTGATGACGTGTTCGGCCCGGATTATGGCGCCGCCAAGGTCTACACCGTGGTACCGCCCGATTACGAAGAGCGCTGCGCCAACGTCGGCAAGCTGCTCAACAACCTGCAATTCAACGTCGATATCGAAAGCCAGCTGATGGAAAAAGTGCTGGAGAAGAAAGACCCGGCCGACGTCGCCAAGGAGTGGATCAAGGCTAACCCGCAGGCGCTCGACGCCTGGCTGGAAGGCGTGACCACTTTCGACGGCAAAGACGGCGTTGCTGCCGTGAAGAAATTCGTCGGGCTTTAA
- a CDS encoding glycine betaine ABC transporter substrate-binding protein — translation MHNFKRLCLQSLGVAALAMGMSSAMAADKPALKIGYVNGWDDSVAVTHVAGEILKTKLGYDVTLQPVEPAIMWQGVARGDLDATLSAWLPATHGEYFEKLKDKVTVLGTNYDGAKIGLIVPDYVEAKTIADLEKYAKDFDGKITGIDAGAGVMRRAEDAIKEYDLKSIKLMPSSGPGMATALTRAEKDQKPIVVTGWIPHWMFAQWKLRFLEDPKNVFGEAEHVDTVANPGLEAKAPEAAAFLKKLSWSAEEVGAVMLSIRDGVKPEEAAKQWIAKNPDRVAEWLK, via the coding sequence ATGCATAACTTTAAACGCCTCTGCCTGCAGAGCCTCGGCGTCGCCGCCCTGGCCATGGGCATGTCCAGCGCCATGGCGGCGGACAAACCCGCTTTAAAAATCGGCTACGTGAATGGCTGGGACGACAGCGTCGCCGTCACCCACGTCGCTGGCGAAATTCTCAAGACCAAACTCGGTTACGACGTCACCCTGCAGCCGGTCGAACCCGCCATCATGTGGCAGGGCGTGGCCCGCGGTGACCTCGATGCCACCCTCTCCGCTTGGCTGCCAGCCACCCATGGCGAATATTTCGAGAAGCTCAAGGACAAGGTCACCGTCCTGGGCACCAACTACGACGGCGCCAAGATCGGTCTGATCGTGCCGGATTACGTAGAAGCCAAGACCATCGCTGACCTGGAGAAATACGCCAAGGACTTCGACGGCAAGATTACCGGTATCGATGCCGGCGCCGGCGTGATGCGCCGCGCCGAAGACGCGATCAAGGAGTACGACCTCAAGAGCATCAAGCTGATGCCGAGCTCGGGCCCAGGCATGGCCACCGCCCTGACCCGCGCTGAGAAAGATCAGAAGCCAATCGTGGTGACGGGCTGGATCCCGCACTGGATGTTCGCGCAATGGAAACTGCGCTTCCTGGAAGACCCGAAAAACGTCTTCGGCGAAGCCGAGCACGTCGACACCGTGGCCAACCCAGGCCTGGAAGCCAAGGCGCCAGAAGCCGCGGCCTTCCTCAAGAAGCTGTCGTGGAGCGCCGAGGAAGTGGGCGCGGTGATGCTGTCCATTCGTGATGGCGTGAAGCCGGAAGAAGCGGCCAAGCAGTGGATTGCCAAGAACCCGGATCGCGTCGCCGAATGGCTGAAGTGA
- the modA gene encoding molybdate ABC transporter substrate-binding protein yields MRNRLVRPLFVLCASLAMAGNALADQVQVAVAANFTAPMQAIASEFEKDTGHSVQASYGATGQFYAQISNGAPFEVFLSADDSTPAKLEKEGQSVDGSRFTYAIGKLVLWSPKAGVVDDQGAVLEKGDFKHLSIANPKAAPYGLAATQTLAKLGLSEALKGKIVEGQNITQALQFVSTGNAELGFVALSQVYKDGQITSGSAWVVPETMYESIRQDALILKKGASNPAAKALVDYLKGPKAAEIIKAYGYQL; encoded by the coding sequence ATGCGTAACCGCCTCGTTCGTCCGCTTTTCGTTCTTTGCGCCAGCCTGGCCATGGCGGGTAACGCCCTTGCCGATCAGGTGCAGGTAGCGGTCGCTGCCAACTTCACCGCGCCGATGCAGGCGATTGCCAGCGAGTTCGAGAAGGACACTGGGCACAGCGTGCAGGCCTCCTACGGGGCCACCGGACAGTTCTACGCACAGATCAGCAACGGCGCGCCCTTCGAGGTCTTTCTCTCCGCCGATGACAGCACCCCAGCCAAGCTCGAGAAAGAAGGCCAGAGCGTGGACGGTTCGCGCTTCACCTATGCCATTGGCAAGCTAGTGCTGTGGTCGCCGAAAGCAGGCGTCGTCGATGACCAGGGCGCCGTGCTCGAGAAAGGCGACTTCAAGCACCTGTCCATCGCCAATCCGAAGGCTGCGCCCTACGGCCTGGCCGCAACCCAGACACTGGCCAAACTGGGCCTTAGCGAGGCCCTGAAGGGCAAGATCGTCGAAGGACAGAACATCACCCAGGCGCTGCAGTTCGTCTCCACCGGCAACGCCGAATTGGGCTTCGTTGCGCTTTCCCAGGTGTACAAGGATGGCCAGATCACCAGCGGTTCGGCCTGGGTAGTGCCCGAAACGATGTACGAGTCGATCCGCCAGGACGCGCTCATCCTCAAGAAAGGCGCAAGCAACCCGGCTGCCAAGGCGCTGGTCGATTACCTGAAAGGGCCTAAAGCCGCCGAAATCATCAAGGCCTACGGTTACCAGCTCTAA
- the modB gene encoding molybdate ABC transporter permease subunit, producing MPLGPNDFAAILLTLELATLTTVLLLLVGTPIAWWLSRTDSWLKRPIGAIVALPLVLPPTVIGFYLLISMGPNGFFGQLTQALGLGTLTFTFTGLLIGSVFYSLPFVVQPLQNAFEAMGRAPLEAAATLRAGPWDTFFSVVLPLARPGFLTAAILGFAHTVGEFGVVLMIGGNIPGKTQVASVQIYNHVETMEYAQAHWLAGGMVAFSFLVLLALYSSGRRGQKAWT from the coding sequence ATGCCCCTGGGGCCCAACGACTTTGCCGCCATTCTCCTCACTCTGGAACTGGCCACTCTGACCACGGTGCTATTGCTGCTGGTCGGCACGCCCATCGCCTGGTGGCTGTCGCGTACAGACTCCTGGCTGAAGCGACCGATCGGCGCCATCGTCGCCCTGCCGCTGGTGCTGCCGCCGACGGTGATCGGCTTCTACCTGCTGATCAGCATGGGACCCAACGGATTCTTCGGCCAACTGACCCAGGCACTCGGCCTGGGCACCCTGACCTTCACCTTCACCGGGCTGCTGATTGGCTCGGTGTTCTATTCCCTGCCGTTCGTGGTGCAGCCGTTGCAAAACGCCTTCGAAGCCATGGGCCGTGCGCCTCTGGAAGCAGCCGCGACACTGCGCGCAGGCCCCTGGGACACGTTCTTCAGCGTGGTGCTGCCACTGGCCAGGCCGGGCTTTCTCACTGCGGCGATCCTCGGTTTCGCCCACACCGTCGGTGAGTTCGGCGTGGTGCTGATGATCGGTGGCAACATTCCCGGCAAGACCCAGGTGGCTTCGGTGCAAATCTACAACCACGTGGAAACCATGGAGTACGCCCAGGCCCACTGGCTGGCGGGCGGCATGGTGGCGTTCTCCTTCCTGGTGCTGCTGGCGCTCTACTCCAGCGGCCGCCGCGGCCAGAAGGCCTGGACATGA